Part of the Anomalospiza imberbis isolate Cuckoo-Finch-1a 21T00152 chromosome 29, ASM3175350v1, whole genome shotgun sequence genome, gagaacaGGGAATTCCAGAGCCAAGAGGAGAGGGAGAACAGGGAATTCCAGAGCcgggaggagagggagaacaGGGAATTCCAGAgccaggaggagagggagaacaGGGAATtccagagctgggaggagagggagaacaGGGAATTCCAGAgccaggaggaggagagggagtaCAGGGAATTCCAGAgccaggaggagagggagaacaGGGAATTCCAGGCACTCGGGGCCGGCTGACGGCTGCCCCCCGCTGTCGGAGCTTTTCCGTGGGGATCTGAGATTTTGGGAAGGGCTCTCTGGGAACCTTGCCCACGTTTTGTGCATTCCCAGTTTCCGGATGAGACCCTGCGGAGCGGGGAGCTGCTCAACATGATCGTGGCTGTCATCGACTCCTTCCAGGTGCGGGGGATCCTTCCTGACCCCTTCCCGGCCCTTCCCGACCCTTTCCCGACCCTTTCCCGGCCCCTCTGCGCCATTCCCGGGAGATTTAACCCCAAAACGATCCCCCCACGGGCTCTGGTTCCCCTAATCCTCGCCGGAATGAACCCCAAAAGCTCCGCGGTTCTCCTGCTGTGTCCAAAGGTTGATCCCGAGCTGCTGCTTCCAAGGGATCTCCcgcagagccatttcctgggcAATCAGCGCTAATTACCCCTAATGAGCCCCTCTTTGCCCCCGCTGGCTCTGCCTTGCCCTGGCtgaggctcctggcaggaattTTCCCCGCTCCAGAGTTGCCGCGAGAAGCCAGAAATAGCCGTGGGGGCACCTCTGGAAtgtctggagcagctctggatgTGCCGATAACCCCGGGCGTTCCCGgcccctcctgcccttcccGGGCCGGGAATGCTGCGCCGGGGAGCTCCGAGCCGGGATGCTCCCAAATCCCAAGGGCTGGCGGCTCCTGACCCTGCCCCGGAGcgtttccttcccttccctgctcccattCCTTCCTGGCGTCCTCCAGGTGCTTCCCTGTGGAGCTCCAGGGGATCCTGTGGGATCTCCAGAGGggcagggagaaggagaggcagagtgGGAGTGGGAAGCCCCCCCTCCACCCCAGCTCCCATCCCAAGGGATGGTGCTGGCATTTTTCCCGCTGGATCCCGCCTGGGGGGGCTCCTCAGAGCCCCCCTGACCCCATTCCCCGTCCCCCcaccccagctccaggagctcgtGTGCCACGTGATGATGGGAAACCTCGTCATGTTCCGCAAGGATTCCGTGCTGAACATCCTCAGTGAGTGACGTTCCCGTGGGAatggggctgagcagcccccaaatcctgccccaaATCCAGAGGGAGATCCCCGGGGCTGAATTCCCTGCGGGCACGGAAGGATCACGGCCCCAAGGCGGATTTTGGGATTTatccctgtgcccccctgcCCTCCGTGGGTGccattcccagcagctcccgcCGTGccaggcagggaatggggaaaatccccaaatctgCCCCGGCTCCAGAGCCTCTCCGTGGGGTCCCTCGGTGTTCCCAGAGCAAATCCCGCTCTCCCTGATCCAGCTTTGGGAGCAGTGGGATAAGCCTGTTAATTAGGGAGCCTCGTTAactctgtccccacagcccctgcccggGACAGggccctgtccccattcccagtgcctggaggggtggggggaCCCCAGGCAGGTTTGGGGATCCCCGGAGCTTGGGAAGGGGCTGGCACAGATCCCTGTTAACCCTCTTGTCCCCGTTATCCATCCCCATTATCCCTGTTAACCCCATTATCCCATTGTCCCTGTTATCCATCCCCACTATCCCTGTTATCCCCACTgtcccattgtccccattgtccctgTTATCCATCCCCATTGTCCCATTGTCCCCATTATCCCATTGTCCCCATTATCATCCCCATTATCCCATTGTCCCCATTATCCATCCCCATTATCCCATTGTCCCCATTATCCCATTGTCCCCGTTATCCATCCCCATTATCCCATTGTCCCCGTTATCCATCCCCATTATCCATCCCCATTATCCATCCCCATTATCCCATTGTCCCTGTTATCCATCCCCATTATCCCATTGTCCCTGTTATCCCTATTGTCCCCATTACCcatccccactgtccctgttaTCCATCCCTGCCGtaccccctgtccccctgtccccccgtccccccgtccccctgtccccctgtcccgctgtcccgctgtccccctgtccccctgtcccgctgtcccgctgtcccctccccggccccggtcccggtcccggtcccagTTCAGAGCCTGGACTGGGAGACCTTTGAGCAGTACTGCACCTGGCAGCTCTTCCTGGCCCACAACATCCCCCTGGAGACCATCATCCCCATCCTGCAGCACCTCAAGTACCGGGGTGAGCGGGGACGcggctggggacactgggacacggctggggacatggggacatggctggggacactgggacactgctggTACACGGCtgggacacggctggggacactgggacacggatggggacactgggacactgctggggacatggggacacagggacactgctgggacactgctgggacattgctggggacactgggacactgctgggacactgctggggacatggggacacggggacactgctgggacactgctggggacacggggacacagctgggacatggctggggacactgctggggacatggggacacagggacactgctgggacacagctggggacactgggacacggctggggacatgaggacacggctggggacactgggacactgctggTACACGGCtgggacacggctggggacactgggacactgctgggacattgctggggacactgggacactgctgggacactgctggggacatggggacacggggacactgctgggacattgctggggacactgggacatggctgggacacggctggggacacggggacactgctggggacatggggacacttttggggacatggggacatggggacactgctggggacatggggacatggctggggacgtggggacactgctggggacatggggacacagctggggacgTGGGGACATTCCTAGGGATATttctggggacactgctggggacatTCCCAGGTGACATTCCCAGTggcggggacactggggacgtTCCCAGGGGGACATTcccggggagggggggacaTCCCAGGTGACATTCCAGGTGACATtgctgtcctgtccctgccccccttGCAGAGCACCCCGAGGCCCTGTCctgcctcctgctgcagctccgcAGGGAGAAGTGAGCGccggggggatctggggggcacagggggggtttggggggcactgaagggatttggggggctccggggggatTTAGGGGCACTGAGAGGTTCCAGAGGGCACTGAGAGGATTTGGCACTGAGAGGATTTGGGGGgccctgaggggatttggggggacactgaggtgatTTGTTGGACAGTGAGAGGATTTGGGGGTCtctgggaggatttggggggcaCTGCGGAGCTCTGGGGGTCTCCAGGTTGTCCCCACCGGCGCGGGGCCGCGCTGGCACTCCAGGGGagcgggatttggggggctcttctgggggtcccggggggattTCCTgcccgtccccatccccgtgcCCGCTCTGGGGGTCCCGGGAGGTTTTCCTGCCCATCCCCGTGCCTGCTCCGGGGGACCCGGGGGGTTTTCCTGCTCATCCCTGTGCCCGctccgggggtcccgggggtttTCCTGCCCGTCCCCGTGCCCGCTCCGGGTCCCGGGGGGTTTCCTGCCCGTCCCTGTGCCTGCtgcgggggtcccggggggttttCCTGCCCGTCCCCGTGCCCACTCCGGGAGTCCCGGGGGGTTTTCCTGCTCATCCCTGTGCCCGctccgggggtcccgggggtttTCCTGCCCGTCCCCGTGCCCGCTCCGGGTCCCGGGGGGTTTCCTGCCCGTCCCTGTGCCTGCtgcgggggtcccggggggttttCCTGCCCGTCCCTGTGCCCACTCCGGGAGTCCCGGGGGGTTTCCTGCCCGTCCCCGTGCCCGCTCTGGGGATCCCGGGGGGTTTCCTGCCCATCCCCGTGCCCGCTCCGGGGGACCCGGGGAGTTTCCTGCCCGTCCCCGTGCCCActccgggggtcccgggggttttcctgcccatccctgtgcccgctgtgggggtcccgggggtttTCCTGCCCGTCCCGGTGCCCGCTCCGGGGGACCCGGGGGGTTTCCTGCCCGTCCCCGTGCCCGCCATGCCCAGGCCCAGCGAGGAGATGGTGAAGATGGTGCTGAGCCGGCCGTGCCACCCCGAGGACCAGTTCACCACCAGCATCCTGCGGCACTGGGGGCTGCGGCACGACGACCTGCTGGGCGAGCACATCAAGGCGCTGCTGATCAAGAACAACAGCCTGCCCCGCAAGCGCCAGAGGTCGGGGGTCCTGGAATCCCCCGATCCTGGCAATTCCCTCCCCGAATCCTGGCAATTCCCTCCCGGAATCCTGGCAATTCCCTCCCCGAATCCTGGGAATTCCCTCCCGGAATCCTGGCAATTCCCTCCctgaggatttgggggtttttgtctCCCCTGCCCTGCAAGCGCCAGAGATCGGGGGTCCTGGAATCCCCGAATCCTGGCAATTCCCTCCCTGAATCCTGGGAATTCCCTCCCCGAATCCTGGGAATTCTGTCCCTGAATCCTGGGAATTCTGTCCCCTgaatcctgggaattctggTCCCTGAATCCTGGGAATTCCCTCCCTgaggatttaggggtttttgtctCCCCTGCCCTGCAAGCGCCAGAGGTCGGGGGTCCTGGAATCCCCCAATCCTGGCAATTCCCTCTCTGAATCCTGGCAATTCTGCCCCTTATTCCTGGGAATTCCCTCCCTGATTCCTGGGAATTCCCTCCCTGAGGATTTGGGGAAGTTTTTCTCACCTACCCCAAAAACGccggggggcttgggggggtcTCATCCCCATTTTTTGTGATCTTATCCCTGTTTTTTAGGATCTCATCCCCATTTTTGGGCTCTCACCCCATTTTTGGGCTCTCACCCCCATTTTTTGACATCTGCTCATTTTTTTGGGCTCTCACCCCCATTCTTTGAGGTTTCACCCCCATTTTTGGGCTCTCACCCCCGTTTCCCGGGCTCTCACCCCGTTTTTTGGGAACCCTTTCCCCGCAGCCTGcgcagctccagcagcaagctGGCCCAGCTGACCCTGGAGCAGATCCTGGAGCACCTGGACAACCTCCGCCTCAACCTCACCAACACCAAGCAGAACTGTGGGTGCCTCGGGGGGCCCTGGGGTGCGGGATCTGGGATCGGGGGGCGCCCCCCTcaccccattcccaccccattcccaccccattcccGCCTCTCTCTCCCAGTTTTCAGCCAGACCCcgatcctgcaggcgctgcaGCACGTCCAGGCCAGCTGCGACGAAGCCCACAAGATGAAGTGAGACCCCCCCCCACCGCCTccattccctctccctgcctcccctcccctccggaggacccccaaaatccccctgagcccctctgctcccctccagGTTCTCCGACCTCTTCTCCCTGGCCGAGGAATACGAGGATTCCTCCAGCAAACCCCCCAAGAGCCGCCGGAAAGCCACGGCGCTGGCCAGCCCCCGCAGCCGCAAGAACGCCGCGCAGCCCCCCAACAACGAGGAGGAGTCGGGCTCCAGCAGCGCCTCGGTGAGAGCCCCCCCAGAGCCCGCTGGGGTCCCCAAAACCCCGGGGTGGCcgcggggacccccccccccaatccccGGCCTTGTCgctgcaggaggaagaggacaCCAAACCCAAACCGgccaagaggaaaaggaaaggctCCTCCGCCGTGGGCTCGGACAGTGACTGagggctgggaccccccccaaacctcGGGGAgaccccgggagcccccccAAACCGGTGACAGCAAATCCCTGGGCTCGGGGCACCCCCCAGCTCCCGCCACGCCCTTGGGAcccttcccctttttttcaCCGCATGGGGGAGGGTTCATGGGGTCGTCCCCCCCCGGTGTGGGTGGGGTCCCCCCCCCAGGGGACACAAGCAGGGGGAAGGGGGGACCCCCACCCCCATTTTCCTCCAGAAATGTAAATAAAGGGTGAAACGAGTCGCTGCTCCAGGatgatttggggaggggggacgGGGGCGTCCAGCCCCCCAGGacagcggccccggccccccgGGGGTGGTCCTGGGAGGGGGTCAGCACCCGTGGCCAGCGggaattggggggggggggtcctgccCGCCCCCCCCACTCAGCgtttttaagtgtttttaagaaaagcagcaataaaaaCCTTCCTGTTTTGTACCAAACGGCCCCAATTtgtggcggggggggggggggcgggggaaggGGGGCGGGGGCCGTGTCCCCCACCCCCACTGCCCCTGCCCCGGTGTGGCCTGGCCGGGGCACGTGGCTCCCCCGGGGACGGTGACACTGCCAGACCCCCCCGAGACGGGGAATCTGGGACAGGGAGGAgcgggggggacagggaggggacaggggggacagggagggacagggggacagggaggggacagggagggacagggggggacagggaggggacagggggggacaggggggacggggggacagggaggggacaggggggggacagggggacgggggggacagggagggacagggggggacagggggggacagggagggcacagggaggggacagagtGGGGGGGACGgagtggggacaagggacagagggggacaaggaggggacagtggggggaAAGAGGCGACGATGgcgaggggacactgggggccgAGCCGGGGGGACCACGGGGCCGGGGTGGGGACAGAGGTGACATTGTGGGGGGGGGGCGGCGTAGTGCTTGGCAgaggggtgggggtgggggtgggggtgggggtgggggtgggcgCGGTCAGAGCGGGCGTGGCCAAGGTGGGCGCGGTCGGGGGCGTGGCCAGTGTGGGCGTgtccgccccgccccgcccccgaGGCGGGCGATGGCGCTGGCGGCGGCGCTGGgggcgctggggctgggggcgctggGGGTCCTGGGCGCGCTCCTgggggggctcccgggggggGCCGCTGGCCGCGGGGGcgctgggggctctgggggcgcTGCTGGCGCTGCAGCGGCGGCTGCGGCCGCACCTCTGGGCCGACCTGGCGTTcgcgctgcgggcgctgcgggtccggcggcgggcgcggggcggccccggcggcagCGTGGCCTCCCGGTTCCTCCGCGCCgcccgggcggccccggcgcggccgttcctgcggggccgggcgggcgcggagccgctggggcgggcggcgcggagCGTGGCGCGGGTGGCGAAcgcgctgcgggcgctgcgggcccCGCCGCGGCCCGGGGACACCGTGGGGCTGCTGGTGGGCAACGAGCCCCGCTTCGTGTGGGGCTGGTTCGGGCTGGCGGCGCTCGGGGCCCGCCCGGCCTTCCTGGGCACGGCGCTGCGCCCCGCGGGGCTCCGGCACTGCCTGCGCGGCTGCGGGGCGCGGGCGCTGCTGGTGGCGGACGGTGAGAccggggggacagcggggggacagcggggggacagcggggagcGTGGGGGGAAAGGGCCGAGAGGAAGCGGGGAGCTTTCGGGGGACCACGGGGAGACACCGAGGGGAGCGGGAGGGGACCGAGGAATGCCGGGGGAAAGGCACCGGGGAAACGGGGGGGAGCGGGGGGTGACGGGGCCGCGGAGTGGGGAGATCCCGGGGTATAACGGGGACGGAGGTGGGACCGGGGGGATGAGAGGACGGGGAGCCGCAGTGGGACCAGGGGAATAAAGAACGGGGCGGGACCGGGGGCGAGGGGGACAAGGGGTGGGTGGCACGTGCGGCCCCGGGGGTGGGCTGGTGGCCCCGGGGCCGGCGGGGTGGTCCCCACTCGGTGCCGTCCCCCCAGACCTGTTCGGGTCGGTGGAGccgctcctgcccagcctgcgGGAGGACGGCGTGGCCGTGTGGGTGCTGGGAGCGGGGCCGTACCCGCCCGGCGTCGTGgcgctgcaggagctgctggacgCGGCCTCCGAGGAGCTGGAGCCCGAGGACGTGTGGGAGCCCGAGGACATGAACGACACCTGCCTCTACATCTTCACCTCGGGCACCACCGGTGGGGCCGCCACCGGGGGTCGGGGGGGTTCTGTTGGAGCGTGGCGGGGGCTCAGCTCTGTTTTCCCCTTCCAGGCCTCCCCAAAGCCGCCCGCGTGTCCCACCTCAAGTCCATCATGTGCCTGGGCTTCTACGAGCTGGTGGGAGCCTCCAGCCGGGACGTCGTGTACCTGGCGCTGCCCCTCTACCACATGGCCGGGTCCCTGCTGGGCATCGTCGGCTGCCTCGGCATCGGTGAGCGGGGACGGGGCCCCGGGGGGGTTCGGGCACGTTTTGGGGCTGATCCCCCCCACCTCCATCCCTCAAGGGGCCACGTGCGTGCTGAAGGAGAAGTTCTCAGCCAGCCAGTTCTGGGACGACTGCCGCGCCGAGGGCGTCACCGTCTTCCAGTACATCGGGGAGCTGTGCCGGTACCTGGTGAACCAGCCCCAGGTCAGGGCGGGGGGCTGGGCgaggggggtcccggggggcaCCCCCGGAGCTGACGGTGGCCCCGCAGCGCCCCGGGGAGCGGCAGCACGGGCTGAGGCTGGCGGTGGGCAGCGGCCTCCGCCCCGACGTCTGGCGGAGCTTCCAGCAGCGCTTCGGGCCCGTGCGCATCGTGGAGACGTACGGGATGAGCGAGGGCAACGTCACCCTCTTCAACTACACCGGCACCCCGGGGGCCGTGGGGCGCTGCAGCTTCATCTACAAGGTTTGGGGCGCTGGAAGGGGGGGGCTGCGCCCCCAActctccccagcccaggcacCGACCCCCAGCCCgcccctgtccccagctcttCTCGCCCTTTGAGGTCGTTCGTTACGACGTCGCGGCCGGAGCGCCGGAACGGGACAAGGCCGGGCGCTGCATCCGCGCCAGGACGGGTGAGgagcgggcgcggggcggcacCGGGGGGGTGCCCAGGGCGCCCCCGTCACCGTCCGGGTCGCCGCAGGTGAGACGGGGCTGCTGATCGCCCCGGTGACGCGCCGGACGCCGTTCCTGGGCTACGCCGGCAGCCGGGAGCTGTCGGAGCAGAAGCTGCTCCGCGGGGTCTTCGCCGAGGGGGACGAGTTCTTCAACACCGGGGACCTGGTGGAGCAGGACGAGGAGCAGTTCGTGCGCTTCCGGGACCGCATCGGGGACACCTTCAGGTGCCCGAGCCCCACCGCGGCCCGGGgccacccccagagccccctcccTGCTTGGCTCAGCCCTGGGAAGCGTTCTGGGGTCGTCTCAGCCTCGTGGAACGTTTCTGGGGGGGGTCTCATCCTCATCCTGCTCTTCCCCGTCCCCTCCCAGGTGGAAAGGCGAGAACGTGGCCACCACGGAAGTGGCCGAGGCGCTGCTGGCCCACGAGTCCCTGCAGGAAGCCACCGTTTACGGCGTCACCGTCCCAGGTACCGCCGGGCCCGGCGTCGCCTCCCGGGCCCCCGCGCCAGCCCCgcggtgtccccaagtgtcccctcGCCCGCAGGCCACGAGGGCCGAGCCGGGATGGCCGCGCTCGTTCTGCGTCCCGGCCGCTCCCTGGACGGTCCCGGCCTCTAccggcacctggagcagctgctcccgcCGTACGCGCGGCCGCGCTTCCTCCGCCTGCAGGTAACGGGGCAATCCTGGGATTTCGGGCTGAAATCCCGGGATTCTGGGCtgaaaatcctggaattctgggCTGAAAATCCCGGGATTTCGGGCTGAAATCCTGGGATTCTGGGCTGAAGTTTCGGACTaaaatcctgggattttgggctgaAAATCTTGGGATTTCGGGCTGAAATCCTGGGATTCTGGGCTGAAGTTTCGGACTaaaatcctgggattttgggctgaAAATCCTGGGATTTCGGGCTGAAATCCTGGTTTTTTATGGCTGGAATGCTGGATTTTTGGGCTGAAATGCTGGAATTTCGGACTGTAATCCTGGAATTTAGGGCGGAAAGTCCTGGATTTTCTTGCTAaaatcctgggatttggggcataaatcctggaattttgggCTGAAATTTCAGATGaaatcctgggattttgggctaaaattttggaatttcgggctaaaatcctggatttttgtgCTCAAATGCTGGGATTTCGGGCTAAAATCCTGGAACTTGGGGTTGAAATGTTGGAATTTTGGGCTGAAatgctggatttttggggggtgcTCGGGGGGTCCCCAATGCCCGCTGTGCCCCAGGAGCGGCTGGAGATGACGGAGACCTTCAAGCAGCAGAAGGTGCGGCTGGCGCGGGACGGCTGCGACCCCGCGCTGGTGGCGGAGCCGCTCTTCGTGCTGGACGAGGCCGCCGGAGCCTTCGTCCCGCTGGACGCCGAGCGCTGGCGGCGGCTCCAGGACGGGCGGATCCGTATCTGAGCCCACCCGGAGCGCCCcgggcccagcccggccccggcagcggcggccATGGGGGTCCCATGTCTGTCCCAGGGGTCCTGTGTCCGTCCTGGGGGTCCCGTGTCTGTCCCGGGGGTCCTGTGTCCGTCCCGGtggtccctgtgtccatcccggtggtccccgtgtccatcccaGGGGTCCCGTGTCCGTCCCGGGGGTCCCGTGTCTGTCCCGGGGGTCCCCGTGTCCGTCCCGGGGGTCCCGTGTCCGTCCCGGGGgtccccgtgtccatcccaGGGGTCCCGTGTCCGTCCCGGGGGTCCCGTGTCCATCCCAGGGGTCCCGTGTCTGTCCCGGTGGTCCCCGTGTCCGTCCCAGGGTCCCGTGTCTGTCCCGGGGGTCCCGTGTCCGTCCTGGGGATCCCCGTGTCCACCCCGGGGgtcccaaaatccatcccagggatcccaaaatccatcctagggaccccaaaatccatcccagggatcccaaaatccatcccgGGGGTCCCAAAATCCATCCCGGGGGTCCCAAAATCTatcccagggatcccaaaatccatcccagggatcccaaaatccatcccgGGGATCCCAAAATCTATCCCGGGGGTCCCAAAATCTATCCCggggatcccaaaatccatcccggggatcccaaaatccatcccgGGGGTCCCAAAATCTatcccagggatcccaaaatccatcccagggatcccaaaatccatcccgGGGATCCCAAAATCTATCCCGGGGGTCCCAAAATCTATCCCggggatcccaaaatccatcccggggatcccaaaatccatcccgggggtcccaaaatccatcccggggatcccaaaatccatcctgggggtcccaaaatccatcccgggggtcccaaaatccatcccagggaccccaaaatccatcccgggggtcccaaaatccatcccgggggtcccaaaatccatcctggggatcccaaaatccatcccgggggtcccaaaatccatcctgtcccctccatgtcgtcccccccatgtccccaagtgcctcTCAGCTCCCCACGTCCCCCCCACGCCCGTGTCCCCTCtcgggggtccctgtccccccgcCCTGCTCCGGGGGCTCTTTGTACACAAAAattccccattttggggtctttttttgGCAAATAAAACTCTTTTGTAGCAAATCtggtccctgtcacccccaaaTTTGGGGCAGGGACGCCGAAGCCGCTGTCCCCAAGtcctggagggttttttttttggggggggggggtggaattggatttggggtccctccctccccatttgCCAAGCGATTCCTCTCTTAATTAAATAATGATTACCAAGGGCTGAagttttaattcattttattttgaagccTTTCTCCAAAAACTGGGGGATCCTcacccccccgccccccaaCTTTGCCATCCGCCCCGAGCTCAAACCCgatggaaaagagggaaaaatggggaaaaccccttaaatctgtgcaaaaaaaaccccaaaaaaaccattTCCACCTGCCCCTCACCCCCGAGCCAGAAACTGGGGTCCCAAATCCTGCAAATCTGGGCTGAAATCGTCCAAATCCGGACCAAACCCGACGGATCGGGggccaaaatccccaaaatttggcCTGAGCGGTGGAAATGGGAACGAAAATCCTGCAAATGGGGctgaaatcccccaaatcccccaaaccccgaCGTTCGGCTGGGCGCTGAAATCCTGCAAATTGGGATCAGCAACGCGGAAATTGGGCCTAAAATCCTGGAAGCCGGGACCAAAATCCCACAGTTCTGGCCTGAAATTGGGCCAAAAATACCGAATTCGGTTTTTTTCTGACACCCAAACCAGGCCGAAATGCTGGGAATTTtaccaaaatccccaaatttggCCGGGAAATAAAAAACCCAGGTGTGAAATCCTGAAAACTGGGAGTGGAACTCAGTGGTTCAGGCAgaaatcctggaattctgggctggatttttttactaaaattccggaattttggggtgaaatcctggaattttgggCTGAGGTCCTGGAATTTGGGCTGaaatcctggatttttgggCTGAAATGCTGGAATTTTGGGCTGaaatcctggaattttgggCTGGATTTTCAGACTAAAACCCTGGAATTTCAAACTCTAATCCTGCAATTTTGGGCTGGAATTTCGGGCTGAAATCCTGGAATTTTGAGGTGAAATCCTAGATTTTTGGGCTgaaatcctggattttttttctgaaatcctggaattttgggctgcatttttttgctaaaatcctggatttttgggctgaaatcaggaatttttcttctgcaatCCTGGAATTTTGGGCTGGAATTTTGGGCGGAAATCCTGGAATTTCGGGCTgaaatcctggatttttttttctgaaatcccGGAATTTTGGGCTGGATTTTTTTGCTAAAATCATGAATTTGTCTTCTGaaatcctggaattttgggctggaattttgtgctgaaatcccgatttttttttttcctgaaatcctggaattttgggCTGGAATTTTATGCTgaaatcctggatttttttttgctgaaatcctggaatttcatgctgaaatcctggatttttttttttctgaaatcctggaattttgggCTGGAATTCCGTGctgaaatcctggaattccgtgctgaaatcctggattttcgtgctgaaatcctggaattccGTGCTGAAATCCTGGATTTTCGGGCTGAAATCCTGGATTTTCGGGCTGAGATCCTGGAATTTCGTGCCAcaccccc contains:
- the SLC27A3 gene encoding long-chain fatty acid transport protein 3 translates to MARGHWGPSRGDHGAGVGTEVTLWGGGGVVLGRGVGVGVGVGVGVGAVRAGVAKVGAVGGVASVGVSAPPRPRGGRWRWRRRWGRWGWGRWGSWARSWGGSRGGPLAAGALGALGALLALQRRLRPHLWADLAFALRALRVRRRARGGPGGSVASRFLRAARAAPARPFLRGRAGAEPLGRAARSVARVANALRALRAPPRPGDTVGLLVGNEPRFVWGWFGLAALGARPAFLGTALRPAGLRHCLRGCGARALLVADDLFGSVEPLLPSLREDGVAVWVLGAGPYPPGVVALQELLDAASEELEPEDVWEPEDMNDTCLYIFTSGTTGLPKAARVSHLKSIMCLGFYELVGASSRDVVYLALPLYHMAGSLLGIVGCLGIGATCVLKEKFSASQFWDDCRAEGVTVFQYIGELCRYLVNQPQRPGERQHGLRLAVGSGLRPDVWRSFQQRFGPVRIVETYGMSEGNVTLFNYTGTPGAVGRCSFIYKLFSPFEVVRYDVAAGAPERDKAGRCIRARTGETGLLIAPVTRRTPFLGYAGSRELSEQKLLRGVFAEGDEFFNTGDLVEQDEEQFVRFRDRIGDTFRWKGENVATTEVAEALLAHESLQEATVYGVTVPGHEGRAGMAALVLRPGRSLDGPGLYRHLEQLLPPYARPRFLRLQERLEMTETFKQQKVRLARDGCDPALVAEPLFVLDEAAGAFVPLDAERWRRLQDGRIRI